The Triticum urartu cultivar G1812 chromosome 6, Tu2.1, whole genome shotgun sequence genome includes the window TGATTGATGCTTCAGGAACTCGAGAAAATGAAGGAAACTGCTAATCGGATGAAGATTCCTCCTGTATACATGGGGAAGTGGGCTACTGCTTCAGATGCAGAAGTGCAACAAGAGTTAGAGAAAGGCACACCTTATACTTACCGCTTCCGAGTGCCAAAGGATGGTTCACTGAAAATCAACGACCTTATTCGTGGTGAGGTAATGACATAAAGTGTTTGAGCCTATGTTTTCACATTACTGTAGGTCCACAACGTGAACTGCTCTTATGCTTTCTACGTTAGTGATCCAAAATTTCTGAATTGTGCGAGTAGCACAGTGATATACATATACTGACCATCGGATAGTTTTATAAAGGTCAGTTGGAATCTAAACACACTTGGTGATTTCGTGATCATGAGAAGCAACGGCCAGCCAGTGTATAACTTTTGTGTCACTGTTGATGATGCTACCATGCGCATTTCTCATGTTATCAGGTAACGGAAATTTATTACTCTTGGTCCTTACTTCTGATCGTCTGGCGCAGAATTCATGCATTTTCTTGTTTTTTTTCAGAGCTGAGGAGCACCTACCAAACACATTACGGCAAGCTCTCATTTATAAAGTAATTTCCTGCACCTGCTTTTATTGTGTCGTGATTATAATATAGTCTTGACCTTCGGAATGTGTGATTATAGTTCTGACCTTCAAAATGTCTGTCTCATCAAATGCAATGTTATGACCCTCTGCAGGCTCTTGGATTTGCAATGCCTTTATTTGCTCATGTCTCACTCATTCTGGCTCCTGATAAAAGTAAACTGTCTAAACGTCATGGGGCTACTTCTGTGGGGCAGGTAACTAGCTGATTGTTGGAAATACATGGTGTTTACCTGCATCAAAATATGTGACTGTCAAACTGTATTCTTGATATGCTTCTCTCTAATTGTCTGTATTTGTTCCGACTTAATTACTGATAATTTCACATCTTCTCTGGACATATTTTACTTTTGAATGAAAGGCGTGAAAGTGAAACACTCATTTGTTTTTCTTTCTCTGAACAGTATAAAGAGATGGGCTATCTGCCTCAGGCAATGGTCAATTATTTAGCACTCTTGGGCTGGGGTGATGGTACTGAAAATGAGTTCTTCACCATTGATGATTTAGGTTAGTTTGTGAACTCTTACTTCACTGGGCGGTTTTGAAAAACATAAGGACCTCTTGTTTCATCAATTCTCACTTTGGCGTTCCATCACTTGCAGTTGAGAAGTTCACTATCAATCGCGTCAATAAAAGTGGAGCAGTCTTTGACGCAACAAAATTGAAGTACATCAAAATTCTAACAATTTTCATATTGCCAGGACCTTTCTCACTCACTTGAACATGGGAAGTTGCATACATGCTTTTCTGATCTATTTTCACAATAATCTGGTTTGTTTATAGATGGATGAATGGACAGCATCTACGGTCACTTCCTTCTGATTTACTCATCAAGGACTTCGAAGATCGATGGAGGAGCACAGGCATTCTTCTGGAGTCTGAAAGTGATTTTGCTAAAGTAAGACTGGAATTCAATTTTCTGTACACACTAGGGGTTCTTTACTTTGGAACTAGTACATGCTAAAGGGATACGTGGACTTATTTGACACAGTATTTGGTGCTAAGAGTTTCTGTTTCTTTCTCACAACCACCAAAAGAAAGCGATGTACAAAACGCTTCTTAATCATCAACAAATCATTTTTCTTTCAAATGTTGCAACATCAGGAGGTTTAGGACTAGTTGCTATCCTGGGAAGCTTTAATAATAATATGCACTATTTTGCGCAGGAAGCTGCTGAGCTTTTGAAGGAGGGCATTGATTTGATAACCGATGCGGATGCTGCCCTTTGCAAATTATTGTCGTATCCCCTTCATGACACTTTAAGCAGGTCTGCAAAACACTTTAATGTCTCATTAATTATTTATTTACCCTTTTCCTGAACTACCTCCGAAATTGTTGCCAAATGTGTAATCTTGTAAATTGCTTTGACTGAGTGTGGTAGGCTTGTTCCTATCAATTACTGTTTTTATATTTGTGTGTTTTTAATCTCCAGTGATGAAGCTAAATCTGTGGTGGAAGACAAACTTTCTGAGGTTGCATCTGGTCTCATTTCTGCTTATGATAGTGGTGAACTTGGTCAAGCACTAGCTGAagggcatgatggttggaagaaGTGGGTGAAATCTTTTGGCAAGACTCACAAAAGGAAGGTCAGTATTGATGAGGGCGATTGTGTTTTGATTTTGTTGCCAACGGAATCAAGGGTTGTTCCTGGGCTGTTTCAACTGTTTGGCCAAACCGttagagcatctaattaattttAATTTTGAACTGCCTCAAGACATACATGCAAGATTTATTACCGTGTTTTCCAGCTATAACTTCTGGAAGTAATCTATCTCTCACTGAACCATGATAACTAGAGATGTTGAAAACACAGCTAACAAATAATTAGTTCAATACAAACCTTGACAATCCTGGCTGATATCAAGTTCCTCATTCAGCTCCGTGAATACTAATGCTTTTCCTGGCCATATACAACTGAAAGAAACAACTAATACGCATTGTATTGCTGTATTAACCTGTGAGCAGGGAAAGTCGCTATTTATGCCACTCCGGGTGCTGTTGACCGGGAAGCTTCACGGACCTGCCATGGACAGTACCGTAATCCTCGTGCACAAAGCAAGCACCTCTGGTGCGGTGGCCCCTCAGTCTGGTTTCGTGAGTCTCGACGAAAGGTTCAAGATCCTGAAAGAGGTGGACTGGGAGTCACTGCAGAAGCAGCAAGAGTCCCCGGTTGAATCTGCGGTTCCCGCAGCTTCGTAAATTTTGTAGGGAATCCAAAACAAATATAATGTGAGTGAGCGATGGTTTTTTACTCTTTTCTTTATTTACGCGTGTAATGAATTTTGAGGATATGTGCTCCATCTTGCTGTACTTTTTGTAGGTTGTGTTGCCTATTTCTTCCGTTGCTGGGAACACATAGGACACGTCTAGTAAGATGTACGAATAGTTTGGCGCTTAATAAAGTGTTTTTTCTGTATCATAGTACACTTTGATGCTTCAACTGCCAATATTTGATGATGTACTACAGAGATGTTTTCTACGCCATGTGTTTTTATTCCTAAAACCAATGGGAAAATCCATCTCTGCACCTAGCTCATCTGCACCCCCGTTGACGAAGaaaatcaaaacaaatactaaaataattcaaaaaatcaaaaaaaaattgtGCGATAGAAAATTTGATGCGTGAGGTTCGCTCAAATTTTCAAATCATTTGGACATGTGACaagctctcagcaaaaaagatAAATTAGGGGTATGTaaaaatgtttattgttcatgtaCTGTTTTGGCCTGATTTATCATTTTTGCTGAGAGCTGCTCAGATGTCCAAGTGACTTGAAATTTGG containing:
- the LOC125513632 gene encoding glutamate--tRNA ligase, chloroplastic/mitochondrial; this translates as MAASNFMGSSSRLRIGLLPSVTPRLGRRALAARASADSGGGPVRVRFAPSPTGNLHVGGARTALFNYLFARSRGGKFVLRVEDTDLERSTKKSEEAVLSDLSWLGLDWDEGPDIGGDFGPYRQSERNALYKEHAQKLMESGAVYRCFCSNEELEKMKETANRMKIPPVYMGKWATASDAEVQQELEKGTPYTYRFRVPKDGSLKINDLIRGEVSWNLNTLGDFVIMRSNGQPVYNFCVTVDDATMRISHVIRAEEHLPNTLRQALIYKALGFAMPLFAHVSLILAPDKSKLSKRHGATSVGQYKEMGYLPQAMVNYLALLGWGDGTENEFFTIDDLVEKFTINRVNKSGAVFDATKLKWMNGQHLRSLPSDLLIKDFEDRWRSTGILLESESDFAKEAAELLKEGIDLITDADAALCKLLSYPLHDTLSSDEAKSVVEDKLSEVASGLISAYDSGELGQALAEGHDGWKKWVKSFGKTHKRKGKSLFMPLRVLLTGKLHGPAMDSTVILVHKASTSGAVAPQSGFVSLDERFKILKEVDWESLQKQQESPVESAVPAAS